A DNA window from Centroberyx gerrardi isolate f3 chromosome 5, fCenGer3.hap1.cur.20231027, whole genome shotgun sequence contains the following coding sequences:
- the sirt4 gene encoding NAD-dependent protein lipoamidase sirtuin-4, mitochondrial — protein sequence MRLPWRPLAVNPAPGRRASSVTAGVLNFVPASSTIDAHSLEQLQAFVSRATRLFVISGAGLSTESGIPDYRSEGVGLYARTDRRPMQHAEFVRSAKSRQRYWARNFVGWPQFSSHEPNSAHKALQQWEERGKLHWLVTQNVDALHSKAGQKRLTELHGCTHRVKCLGCGAVSPREELQRRFAALNPEWGVQAGAVAPDGDVFLEDEQVLHFRVPSCQDCGGTLKPEVTFFGDTVNRTTVEFVHDRLAESDALLVTGSSLQVYSGYRFLLAASDRKLPVAILNIGPTRADHLAELKVSGRCGDVLSVIQPL from the exons ATGCGGCTGCCCTGGAGGCCCCTCGCAGTAAACCCAGCACCTGGAAGAAGGGCGTCCTCAGTCACTGCGGGCGTGTTGAACTTCGTCCCTGCCAGCAGCACCATTGATGCCCATTCCCTGGAGCAGCTGCAAGCCTTTGTGTCCCGTGCCACTCGACTCTTTGTCATCAGCGGCGCAGGTCTCTCCACAGAGTCGGGGATCCCGGATTACCGCTCAGAGGGCGTCGGGCTGTACGCCCGCACCGACAGACGCCCCATGCAGCATGCGGAATTTGTCCGCAGCGCCAAGTCCCGTCAGCGCTACTGGGCGAGGAACTTTGTGGGGTGGCCGCAGTTCTCCTCCCATGAGCCGAACTCTGCACACAAGGCCTTGCagcagtgggaggagaggggcaaGTTGCACTGGCTGGTCACTCAGAATGTGGATGCGCTTCACTCCAAGGCAGGGCAAAAAAGACTGACTGAACTCCACGGCTGCACACACAG GGTGAAGTGTCTGGGCTGCGGCGCCGTCTCGCCAAGGGAGGAGCTCCAGAGGAGATTTGCGGCCCTGAACCCGGAGTGGGGAGTCCAGGCCGGCGCTGTGGCACCGGACGGCGACGTCTTCCTGGAGGACGAGCAGGtcctgcatttcagagttcctTCCTGTCAGGACTGTGGAGGGACACTGAAGCCTGAGGTCACTTTTTTTGGAGACACTGTAAACAGAACGACAGTAGAGTTTGTGCACGACAGACTGGCAGAGTCGGACGCACTGCTAGTCACCGGGTCCTCGTTGCAG GTCTATTCAGGATACAGGTTCTTACTGGCTGCAAGTGATAGGAAACTCCCGGTTGCCATCTTGAACATTGGGCCCACGAGGGCAGACCACCTGGCGGAGCTGAAAGTGAGCGGCCGCTGTGGAGACGTGCTGTCAGTCATTCAGCCTCTCTGA
- the c5h1orf74 gene encoding UPF0739 protein C1orf74 homolog, producing the protein MSSQELFCAAARKCLSVGKKSLSTPLSLDLAAQVLAVDLGLKPALLYDVNSASAEQVQQYLISLQSAQLVSKSLLTLGISGNALIVNPAVVSANLEQLLHGSDVAVIDVCHSLEKPNITDPLSGDLRSMTQDLLFILRGFVQLSEVEKPLYVGEKSEEWNLCTLFGILLGYPVTYWFDQNKSFENCLAMTPLMVTKASATWQADTEGHRYCLYSFSIPAILHEETRSPLENWSLRLLERFQQQTVLRDLTVCQSTVTLPSVCL; encoded by the coding sequence ATGTCCTCTCAAGAGCTCTTTTGTGCCGCTGCTCGCAAATGTTTGTCTGTTGGAAAGAAATCCCTTTCCACTCCTCTGAGTCTGGACCTGGCTGCTCAGGTCTTGGCTGTTGACTTGGGCTTGAAACCGGCTCTGCTGTACGATGTTAACAGCGCCAGTGCAGAGCAAGTGCAGCAGTATTTGATCTCACTGCAGTCTGCCCAGCTGGTGTCCAAATCTCTCCTCACACTGGGTATAAGTGGCAATGCCCTCATTGTTAATCCAGCTGTGGTATCAGCAAATCTAGAGCAGCTGCTTCATGGGAGCGATGTGGCTGTGATTGATGTCTGCCACTCACTGGAAAAGCCCAACATCACTGACCCTCTGAGTGGAGATTTGAGGAGCATGACACAAGATTTACTGTTTATTCTAAGAGGGTTTGTACAACTGTCCGAGGTAGAGAAACCTCTTTATGTTGGAGAGAAATCTGAGGAGTGGAACCTGTGCACCCTCTTTGGGATTTTATTGGGTTACCCAGTCACCTACTGGTTTGATCAGAACAAGAGTTTTGAAAATTGCCTGGCGATGACACCACTGATGGTGACGAAAGCTTCAGCAACATGGCAGGCAGACACTGAAGGCCACAGATATTGCCTGTACTCCTTCAGCATCCCAGCGATTCTGCATGAAGAGACTCGGTCCCCCCTGGAAAACTGGAGCCTGCGTCTTCTAGAGAGATTTCAGCAGCAAACTGTTTTAAGGGATCTTACTGTTTGCCAGTCCACGGTCACATTgccctcagtctgtctgtga
- the sxph gene encoding saxiphilin-like, whose product MRALHAVLLFLILLFCIRAKKMRWCTVSDPEQRKCAELAKALVAALPPAAVAAFARLSCVRAYSTADCVSKIRANRADVVTLDAGEVYSAVKQFGLVAIAKEIYSDGGCILSVAVVRNRTLDIRSLQGRRSCHSGVRWTAGWSLPLGFLLSRNYLTWTKEQPLSQDVSTYFSASCVPGAAAMAPSLCALCQGHKSYIRQRNFHCETSHSEPFYNSQGALRCLRSGAGDVAFVDHLALESIEESEREEFRLLCTDGTHAPLSHYRNCSLGRGPGGGMVTRLNYRKIARKFLVTVQMLFGQRGRDRQRFQLFNSSSFGENDLLFKDVTEKLAILPDDKDVSQVLGLDYVALLKGLGHEGSSLEDSVVRWCCISLAEQKKCEQWALSIKSDPLVCVRAVSMSECVEKIKRDEVDAVSLDATHSFIAGKCGLVPVVTEYYGTKCEPAEGTTHLETDVLPSVVGVAVVKRSSRNIFIGNLGGRRSCHGHMYSPAGWLLPYRLSLSLLHNSSSPCDPNQVYNDVFWKGCLPGSQGNLCKVCMGGTGEAATKRCADNHNERYYGNMGALRCLVGDASGKSYGDVAFLEQHNVEANILSLSPTGWADGWTPSDFELLCEDGRRAPLPEWESCNLGAIPPNTVMTRPVLTARVYDFLMKTQETLSANPDSEFKLFQSKQYGESDLLFKDATRCLVHTSHMDTRTILGEEFYRHAETVFNCTHSDILEFCNQDVCSIF is encoded by the exons ATGCGAGCACTTCATGCAGTTTTGCTCTTTCTCATCTTACTCTTCTGTATCAGAG CTAAGAAGATGCGGTGGTGCACAGTGTCGGATCCTGAACAGAGGAAGTGTGCAGAGCTCGCCAAAGCTCTGGTGGCAGCGCTGCCTCCAGCTGCTGTGGCGGCTTTTGCCAGACTCTCGTGTGTTCGCGCCTACAGCACCGCCGACTGCGTCAGTAAGATCAGG GCTAACCGTGCCGATGTAGTTACGTTAGATGCAGGAgaagtttattctgctgtgAAGCAGTTTGGCCTCGTCGCCATCGCCAAGGAGATATACAGCGATG GAGGCTGTATCCTGTCTGTGGCTGTGGTGAGAAACCGCACGTTGGACATACGATCCCTGCAGGGCCGCAGGAGCTGCCACAGCGGGGTCCGATGGACCGCCGGCTGGAGTCTGCCGCTCGGCTTCCTGCTGTCCCGCAACTACCTGACCTGGACGAAGGAGCAGCCCCTCAGTCAGG ACGTCAGCACCTATTTCAGTGCCAGCTGTGTTCCTGGAGCTGCTGCCATGGCGCCCTCGCTGTGCGCCCTGTGCCAAGGCCACAAGTCCTATATTCGCCAACGGAACTTCCACTGTGAAACGTCCCACAGTGAGCCGTTCTACAACAGCCAAGGGGCGCTCAG ATGTCTGCGGTCCGGGGCAGGGGATGTTGCATTTGTGGACCACTTAGCCCTTGAAAGTATTGAAG agagcgagagagaggagttcAGATTACTGTGCACAGATGGCACACATGCTCCCCTCAGCCACTATAGAAACTGTAGTCTGGGCCGGGGGCCAGGAGGCGGCATGGTCACCAGACTCAACTATCGCAAGATTGCTCGCAAATTTCTGGTGACAGTGCAG ATGCTGTTTGGCCAACGAGGAAGAGACAGGCAGCGCTTCCAACTCTTTAACTCGTCTTCTTTCGGGGAAAATGACCTGCTCTTCAAAGACGTGACAGAGAAACTTGCTATTCTGCCAGACGACAAGGATGTCAGTCAGGTGCTGGGGCTGGATTATGTGGCGCTGCTCAAAGGTCTCGGACACGAAG gtagcTCGTTGGAGGACAGTGTTGTGCGCTGGTGCTGTATTAGCCTTGCAGAGCAGAAGAAATGTGAGCAATGGGCCCTCAGTATCAAGTCAGACCCGCTGGTGTGTGTTAGAGCGGTCTCAATGAGCgagtgtgtggagaagattaaG AGAGATGAGGTGGATGCTGTCTCACTGGATGCCACTCATTCGTTCATCGCGGGGAAATGCGGTCTTGTCCCAGTAGTGACAGAATATTACG GAACGAAATGTGAACCTGCCGAAGGAACAACCCACTTAGAGACGGATG TGTTGCCCTCGGTGGTGGGTGTGGCAGTTGTGAAGCGCTCCAGCAGAAATATATTCATTGGGAACCTGGGAGGCCGTCGGTCTTGCCACGGCCACATGTACAGCCCCGCCGGCTGGCTGCTGCCCTACAGACTCAGTTTAAGCCTGCTGCACAACAGCAGCTCCCCCTGTGATCCAAACCAAG TGTACAACGATGTTTTCTGGAAGGGCTGTCTTCCCGGCTCCCAGGGGAATCTGTGTAAAGTGTGTATGGGAGGCACAGGGGAGGCTGCCACCAAACGCTGCGCTGACAACCACAATGAGCGTTACTATGGCAACATGGGGGCTCTGAG GTGCCTGGTTGGAGATGCCAGTGGCAAAAGCTACGGAGACGTGGCCTTCCTGGAGCAGCACAATGTGGAGGCCAACATTCTCA GTTTGAGTCCCACCGGCTGGGCGGACGGGTGGACGCCTTCGGACTTTGAGCTGTTGTGTGAGGATGGACGACGAGCCCCGCTGCCGGAGTGGGAGAGCTGTAATCTGGGCGCCATCCCACCTAATACCGTCATGACCCGGCCGGTGCTCACAGCCCGAGTGTACGACTTCCTCATGAAGACACAG GAAACTCTGTCAGCCAACCCAGACTCAGAGTTCAAGCTCTTTCAGTCCAAGCAATACGGAGAAAGTGACCTGCTGTTCAAAGACGCAACACGGTGTCTTGTGCACACAAGCCACATGGACACCCGCACGATCCTCGGGGAGGAGTTTTACAGACATGCAGAAACCGTCTTCAACTGCACACATTCTG ATATCTTGGAGTTTTGCAATCAGGACGTGTGCAGCATATTCTaa